From the genome of Synergistaceae bacterium:
TTGAAGTGCAGCCCGGGAGGGAAGGCTTCCAGGGCGGCGCGCAACGAGTCCTCCCTGTAGAGCCGCCCCTCCAGCTCCCTCTCGAACAGGTCGCGGTTGTCGTGGCCGAAGTAGTCGCCGAAGAACCGCGCTTTCACTATAACGCCATCGGACACATCCAGCAGGGCCTCGACTCCGCCCCAGGGAAAGCGCCTCTCCTTGCGCTCCGTGAAGGACGGAGACTCCCCCCAGTTCCACTCCCATGAGCCGTACTTCGAGTCGCGAAGCCTCTCCGCCTCCGCGACCCGCCAGGGCTCGACCTCCATCGGCCTGGCGTCCGGCACGCAGCCTCGCAGGGCCTCCATGAACTCCTCCACGGTCAAGTGCCCGGGCATCAGTGACATCACATTGGCCACGCGGCTCCGGACCGAGGCAAACCCCTTGGAGGCGAACTTCCCCTCGTCCACCCTAAGTGCATCCTCAAGGGCGGACAGGTCCGCGTCGAACAGGATCGCCCCGTGGTGGAGCAGATGTCTCCCGTCCGAGTGCTGGGCGCTGCCCGAGATCTTTCTCCCGTTCACGCACAGGTCGTTGCGCCCGCCGATCTCCGCCCGGACCCCCAGTCGCTCCAGAACTCTCACCACCGGCAGGGCGAAGCGGGCGAAGTCGAACGCACCGTCGTCCACGAACGGCAGGATGAAGGAGTAGTTCACATTGCCCAGGTCGTGGTACACAGCTCCGCCCCCGGTCATCCTCCTGGCCACCCTGATCCCCCTCTCCCTGGCGAAAGGACGGTTGACCTCTCCGGCCGTGTTCTGAAAGCGACCCACTATCACGGACGGCTCGTTCCTCCAAAGCATGAAGACGCCTCCGTCGGGGGGAAAGCGGAACAGCCGCTCCTCCAGGGCGAGGTTGAATGCCGGGTCGTGCGATACGTTGTCGACGAAGTGCACTATCGCCTACCTCCACTTGCGGAATGTGCCCTTGCAAAAGGGAAGACTTGGGTCCATTATACAGGGGAGCCTGTATCGGGAGGTGCATCGGAATGCTCGATTCTCTGGAGATAGTAGTATTGATGGAGGACTCCGTT
Proteins encoded in this window:
- a CDS encoding lipoate--protein ligase, yielding MHFVDNVSHDPAFNLALEERLFRFPPDGGVFMLWRNEPSVIVGRFQNTAGEVNRPFARERGIRVARRMTGGGAVYHDLGNVNYSFILPFVDDGAFDFARFALPVVRVLERLGVRAEIGGRNDLCVNGRKISGSAQHSDGRHLLHHGAILFDADLSALEDALRVDEGKFASKGFASVRSRVANVMSLMPGHLTVEEFMEALRGCVPDARPMEVEPWRVAEAERLRDSKYGSWEWNWGESPSFTERKERRFPWGGVEALLDVSDGVIVKARFFGDYFGHDNRDLFERELEGRLYREDSLRAALEAFPPGLHFNGAGIEEFLDFLLS